The Burkholderia mayonis genome window below encodes:
- a CDS encoding polysaccharide biosynthesis protein, with translation MLRSKASWLSFSAFLFDLLAVVAAWLFAYLVRFNGSIPPDFLNGALAALAWVLPVYALMFHVFGLYRGLWVFASLPDLMRISKALACGGVIVMIGAVMFQPSPIIPRSVLLVSPLMLFLIMGGARALYRATKEFYLYGGLVGQGKPMLVLGAGTAGASLARELSRSGEWRLVGLLDDDVTKQGREIYGYKVLGSFNDLKHWTEMLKVEYAIIAIPSASVETQRRVATLCVRAGVKAMVLPSLTALMPGQGFLSQVRSIDLEDLLGRDAVTIDTPHVEALLRGRVVMVTGAGGSIGSELCRQILRFAPAQLVAFDLSEYAMYRLTEELRERFPDQPVVPIIGDAKDSLLLDQVMSRHVPHIVFHAAAYKHVPLMEELNAWQALRNNVLGTYRVARAAIRHDVRHFVLISTDKAVNPTNVMGASKRLAEMACQALQQTSEHTQFETVRFGNVLGSAGSVIPKFQQQIAKGGPVTVTHPEITRFFMTIPEASQLVLQASSMGRGGEIFILDMGEPVKIVDLARDLIRLYGFSEGQIRIEFTGLRPGEKLYEELLADDETTTRTPHPKLRIARAREVPDNLLDELLPWLMQHRVLSDDEVRRDLRRWVPEYQTVVAPLLQSMPIRASSNR, from the coding sequence ATGTTGCGATCCAAAGCATCATGGCTGTCATTCAGTGCTTTTTTGTTCGACCTGCTGGCGGTAGTCGCCGCATGGTTGTTCGCCTATCTCGTCCGGTTCAACGGCAGCATTCCGCCTGATTTTCTGAACGGCGCGCTTGCCGCGCTCGCCTGGGTGCTCCCCGTCTACGCGCTGATGTTCCACGTATTCGGCCTGTATCGCGGCCTGTGGGTGTTCGCGAGCTTGCCCGACCTGATGCGAATCTCGAAGGCGCTCGCCTGCGGCGGCGTGATCGTGATGATCGGCGCGGTCATGTTCCAGCCGTCGCCGATCATTCCGCGATCCGTACTGCTGGTCTCCCCGTTAATGTTGTTCCTGATTATGGGCGGCGCACGCGCGCTGTACCGCGCGACGAAGGAGTTCTACCTGTACGGCGGTCTTGTAGGACAGGGCAAGCCGATGCTGGTGCTTGGTGCCGGTACGGCCGGCGCCAGTCTCGCGCGTGAACTGTCCCGCTCGGGCGAGTGGCGCCTCGTCGGCCTGCTCGACGACGATGTCACGAAGCAGGGCCGCGAGATCTACGGTTACAAGGTGCTGGGCTCGTTCAATGACCTCAAGCACTGGACCGAGATGCTGAAGGTCGAATACGCGATCATCGCGATTCCGTCCGCATCGGTGGAAACGCAGCGTCGCGTCGCCACGCTTTGCGTGCGCGCCGGCGTGAAAGCGATGGTGCTGCCGTCGCTGACCGCACTGATGCCGGGGCAAGGCTTCCTGTCTCAGGTGCGGAGCATCGACCTCGAAGACCTGCTCGGCCGCGACGCCGTAACCATCGACACTCCGCACGTCGAAGCCTTGCTGCGCGGCCGCGTCGTGATGGTGACGGGCGCGGGCGGCTCGATCGGTTCGGAGCTGTGCCGGCAGATCCTGCGCTTTGCGCCGGCGCAACTGGTCGCCTTCGACCTTTCCGAATACGCGATGTACCGCCTGACCGAGGAACTGCGCGAGCGCTTCCCCGACCAGCCGGTCGTGCCGATCATCGGCGATGCGAAGGATTCGCTGCTGCTCGACCAGGTGATGTCGCGCCACGTGCCACACATCGTGTTCCATGCGGCGGCCTACAAGCACGTGCCGCTGATGGAGGAGCTCAACGCGTGGCAGGCGCTGCGCAACAACGTGCTCGGCACCTACCGTGTCGCGCGGGCGGCGATCCGCCATGACGTCCGCCACTTCGTGCTGATCTCGACCGACAAGGCCGTCAACCCGACCAACGTGATGGGCGCGAGCAAGCGTCTCGCGGAGATGGCGTGCCAAGCGCTGCAGCAGACGAGCGAGCACACGCAATTCGAGACGGTGCGTTTCGGCAACGTGCTCGGCAGCGCGGGCAGCGTGATTCCGAAGTTCCAGCAGCAGATCGCGAAGGGCGGTCCGGTGACGGTCACGCACCCGGAGATCACGCGCTTCTTCATGACGATCCCGGAAGCGTCGCAGCTCGTGCTGCAGGCATCGAGCATGGGGCGCGGCGGCGAGATCTTCATTCTCGACATGGGCGAGCCGGTCAAGATCGTCGATCTCGCGCGCGACCTGATACGCCTGTACGGCTTCTCGGAAGGGCAGATCCGCATCGAATTCACCGGGCTGCGGCCGGGCGAGAAGCTCTACGAGGAACTGCTCGCCGACGACGAGACGACGACCCGCACGCCGCATCCGAAACTCCGGATCGCGCGGGCCCGCGAGGTGCCGGACAACCTGCTCGACGAGCTGCTGCCGTGGCTGATGCAGCATCGCGTGCTCAGCGACGACGAGGTGCGGCGCGACCTGCGGCGCTGGGTGCCCGAGTATCAGACAGTGGTGGCGCCGCTCCTGCAGAGTATGCCGATCAGGGCGTCGTCGAATCGGTGA
- a CDS encoding MraY family glycosyltransferase: MHFTITTWLAAAAMALAAAVGSTAILRTLLATGLAWRLATDIPNDRSLHTRPTPRVGGWGIVPVCVVAILWLAPRMWLTAIAAAALAALSQLDDRRGLPARVRFAAHLAAVVALIVAYPAAAPWWLLAGMGFVMVWLTNLYNFMDGADGLAGGMALFGFGAYAVAGLAGAHPSPDLVASGAAIAGAALGFLLLNFHPAKLFLGDAGSIPLGFMAGALGYWGWRDAIWPIWFPAMVFSPFIADASVTLLRRLLRGEKFWQAHREHYYQRMVRSGMSHGRTAIYWYLIMLAGIIVARWALGRPALQQWLTFFAWHGVLTCIGVVIDMRWRRLQTAIDNNS; this comes from the coding sequence ATGCATTTCACGATAACCACGTGGCTCGCCGCCGCCGCGATGGCCCTGGCCGCCGCCGTCGGCTCGACGGCGATCCTGCGGACGCTGCTTGCCACCGGATTGGCCTGGCGTCTCGCAACCGATATTCCGAACGATCGTTCGCTGCACACGCGTCCGACGCCGCGAGTTGGCGGCTGGGGCATCGTGCCGGTCTGCGTCGTCGCGATATTGTGGCTCGCACCTCGGATGTGGCTGACTGCCATCGCTGCCGCGGCGCTGGCGGCCTTGTCGCAACTCGACGACCGGCGTGGGCTGCCCGCTCGTGTCCGGTTCGCTGCGCACCTTGCGGCAGTCGTTGCGCTGATCGTGGCCTATCCGGCTGCGGCTCCGTGGTGGCTCCTCGCCGGTATGGGTTTCGTGATGGTCTGGTTGACCAATCTCTACAATTTCATGGACGGTGCGGACGGGCTCGCTGGCGGCATGGCGCTGTTCGGATTCGGCGCTTATGCGGTCGCCGGGCTTGCGGGCGCTCATCCGTCCCCGGATCTCGTCGCCAGCGGCGCTGCGATCGCGGGTGCCGCGCTCGGCTTTCTGCTGCTGAACTTCCACCCGGCGAAACTGTTTCTCGGCGACGCAGGCTCAATTCCACTCGGATTCATGGCGGGTGCGCTCGGCTACTGGGGCTGGCGCGATGCGATCTGGCCGATCTGGTTCCCGGCGATGGTGTTCTCGCCCTTTATTGCGGACGCATCTGTAACACTCCTGAGACGTTTGTTACGCGGAGAAAAGTTCTGGCAAGCGCACCGCGAGCACTATTATCAACGGATGGTGCGTTCCGGCATGAGTCACGGGCGCACCGCCATTTATTGGTACCTCATCATGCTCGCAGGCATAATTGTTGCGAGGTGGGCACTGGGCCGTCCCGCGCTGCAGCAATGGTTGACGTTTTTTGCGTGGCATGGCGTGCTGACGTGCATCGGCGTCGTGATCGACATGCGCTGGCGCCGGCTGCAGACGGCCATTGATAACAATTCGTGA
- a CDS encoding UDP-glucose 4-epimerase family protein: MSCIVVTGANGFVGRAVCRLALAAGHTVTALVRRPGGCILGVCEWVHDAPDFDGLEAAWPADLAADCVVHLAARVHVTHDESPDPDAEFDATNVAGTLRIAAAARAHGVRRIVFASSIKAAGESDTGTPLAEDVVPDPQDAYGRSKLRAEWQLAQFGKTAGLDVVIVRPPLVYGPDVRANFLRMMDAVWRGVPLPLGAISARRSLVYTDNLADALLHCATDPRAARGCFHVADDDAPSVTELLRMIGTALGKPARLFPVPPGVLRAIGNLSGRSAAIDRLTGSLQLDTGHIKRVLDWRPPYTTQQGLVATAAWYRSRDTQK, from the coding sequence GTGAGCTGCATTGTCGTCACCGGCGCGAACGGCTTCGTCGGCCGCGCGGTTTGTCGGCTCGCGCTCGCGGCGGGGCATACCGTCACCGCACTGGTGCGCCGGCCGGGCGGATGCATCCTCGGTGTGTGCGAATGGGTGCACGACGCCCCCGATTTCGATGGCCTCGAGGCGGCATGGCCCGCCGACCTCGCAGCGGATTGTGTCGTCCACCTGGCCGCGCGCGTGCACGTGACGCACGACGAGTCGCCCGATCCGGACGCCGAGTTCGACGCGACCAACGTCGCCGGCACGCTGCGCATCGCCGCGGCGGCGCGTGCGCACGGCGTGCGCCGTATTGTGTTCGCGAGCAGCATCAAGGCAGCCGGGGAGAGCGATACAGGCACGCCGCTCGCTGAGGATGTCGTGCCCGATCCGCAGGACGCCTACGGACGCTCGAAGCTGCGCGCCGAGTGGCAGCTCGCGCAATTCGGCAAGACGGCCGGCCTCGACGTCGTCATCGTCCGCCCCCCGCTTGTTTACGGCCCAGACGTTCGCGCAAACTTCCTGCGAATGATGGATGCCGTCTGGCGTGGGGTGCCATTGCCGCTCGGCGCTATTTCTGCGCGCCGCAGTCTCGTCTACACCGACAACCTCGCGGATGCGCTACTGCACTGCGCGACCGATCCGCGCGCCGCACGCGGCTGCTTCCACGTCGCAGACGACGACGCACCGTCCGTGACGGAATTGCTCCGCATGATCGGCACTGCGCTCGGCAAACCGGCACGCCTGTTTCCGGTTCCCCCAGGCGTGCTGCGCGCGATCGGCAATCTGTCCGGCCGCAGCGCGGCAATCGACCGTCTGACCGGCAGCCTGCAGCTCGATACTGGGCACATCAAGCGCGTTCTCGACTGGCGTCCTCCCTATACGACGCAACAAGGCCTTGTTGCGACGGCCGCGTGGTATCGTTCGCGCGATACCCAAAAATAG
- a CDS encoding glycosyltransferase family 2 protein: MNVTTASPEQLNSLSISVVVYRPDHAALAQTLSSLGAACERLRTVWPGMSAELLMVDNGGLGDVRAATTELESFGITCRVLTGYGNVGYGRGHNLAIGQATSRFHLILNPDIDLDSAALVGARDFFEANPEAGLLTPWIGDDAGWQQYLCRRYPSVLDLFARGFLSPRLRRFLAERLARYEMRDVINDRDIVWSPPIVSGCFMLFRTDVLKKLGGFDPRYFLYFEDYDLSLRTHEIARIAYVPTVRVIHHGGGASRKGLAHICMFAASAFKFFNRFGWRLW, encoded by the coding sequence ATGAATGTCACCACCGCGTCTCCCGAGCAACTCAACAGCCTGTCGATATCTGTCGTCGTCTATCGTCCCGATCACGCAGCACTGGCGCAGACGCTGAGTAGCCTCGGCGCGGCGTGCGAGCGTTTGCGGACGGTCTGGCCCGGCATGTCGGCCGAATTGTTGATGGTTGACAATGGCGGCCTCGGAGACGTGCGTGCGGCGACGACCGAGCTCGAATCGTTTGGTATCACGTGCCGGGTGTTGACGGGTTACGGCAACGTCGGCTACGGCCGCGGTCATAATCTCGCGATCGGTCAGGCCACGAGCCGCTTTCATTTGATACTGAATCCCGATATCGATCTCGATTCCGCTGCGCTTGTCGGCGCGCGAGATTTCTTCGAAGCGAATCCGGAAGCCGGCTTGCTGACGCCGTGGATTGGCGACGATGCAGGCTGGCAGCAGTATCTGTGCCGGCGCTATCCGTCGGTGCTCGACCTGTTCGCACGAGGTTTCCTGTCCCCACGCTTGCGTCGATTTCTGGCGGAGCGCCTCGCCCGCTACGAAATGCGCGACGTCATCAATGACCGCGACATCGTCTGGAGCCCCCCCATCGTCAGCGGCTGCTTCATGCTGTTCCGCACCGACGTCCTGAAGAAGCTCGGCGGCTTCGATCCGCGCTATTTCCTCTATTTCGAGGACTACGATCTGAGCTTGCGCACGCATGAAATCGCTCGCATCGCCTACGTCCCGACGGTGCGCGTTATCCACCACGGCGGCGGCGCCTCCCGCAAGGGCTTGGCGCATATCTGCATGTTCGCCGCATCGGCATTCAAGTTTTTCAACCGCTTCGGCTGGAGGCTGTGGTGA
- a CDS encoding UbiA family prenyltransferase codes for MRSRPLVVDLDGTLIRSDILIESGFAYLKAAPHRFYRPLLWFARGGKPELKAKLADLTDVDVSVLPYDGSVVKWLESEREGGRSLVLATASHLRYAQAISDHLGLFDRTFATDRDVNLSSHNKRAALVAEFGEKGFDYAGNSHDDIAVWEAADRAYVVNPSSGVEKAARKLGNVERVIESRSPLLKTFSKALRLHQWLKNLLIFLPLLAGHQLSSPGLIVTAVLAFVAFGLCASSVYLLNDLLDLEDDRHHPVKRKRPLASGALPLTVGLALFPVLLVGAFAIALPSLPWRFGAVLIGYYALTLAYSIFLKRQVMVDVVVLAMLYTTRIIAGSTAIGSHLTFWLLAFSMFIFLSLALVKRYAELHSMKARGLMKTRGRGYVASDLSLISSLGTVSGYLAVLVLALYIQDARTTILYRHPQVIWLACPLLLYWISRTWIIAHRGLMHDDPIVFAVRDRVSLATVALCGLVFWVAI; via the coding sequence ATGCGAAGCAGACCACTCGTCGTCGATCTGGATGGCACCCTCATTCGCTCGGACATCCTGATCGAGTCCGGGTTTGCGTATCTGAAGGCCGCGCCCCATCGTTTTTATCGGCCGCTGCTTTGGTTCGCGCGCGGCGGCAAGCCCGAACTGAAAGCCAAGCTCGCGGACTTGACGGACGTGGATGTTTCCGTTCTGCCCTACGACGGCTCGGTCGTCAAATGGCTCGAGTCGGAACGCGAAGGCGGACGATCGCTGGTGTTGGCAACCGCAAGCCACTTGCGATACGCACAGGCGATTTCCGACCATCTCGGACTGTTCGACCGCACGTTCGCGACCGACCGCGACGTCAATCTGTCGTCGCACAACAAGCGCGCGGCGTTGGTCGCGGAATTCGGGGAGAAGGGATTCGACTACGCCGGCAACTCGCACGACGACATTGCCGTGTGGGAGGCGGCCGATCGCGCCTATGTGGTCAATCCATCCAGCGGTGTGGAAAAGGCGGCGCGAAAGCTCGGCAACGTCGAGCGCGTGATCGAGTCGCGCTCGCCATTGCTGAAAACTTTTTCGAAGGCGCTACGGCTACATCAGTGGTTGAAGAACCTGCTGATCTTCCTGCCGCTGCTCGCGGGCCATCAACTGTCTTCGCCCGGATTGATCGTGACAGCCGTGCTTGCATTCGTCGCGTTCGGCCTGTGCGCATCGAGCGTGTATCTCCTGAACGACCTGCTCGACCTGGAAGACGATCGTCACCATCCCGTCAAGCGCAAGCGGCCGCTTGCCTCCGGCGCGTTGCCGCTCACCGTCGGGCTGGCCCTATTCCCGGTGCTGCTGGTCGGTGCGTTTGCGATCGCCTTGCCTTCGTTACCTTGGCGCTTCGGTGCCGTCCTGATCGGCTACTACGCGCTGACGCTCGCCTATTCGATCTTCCTCAAGCGCCAGGTCATGGTCGACGTCGTGGTCCTGGCAATGCTCTACACGACGCGCATCATCGCAGGCAGCACCGCCATCGGCTCGCACCTGACATTCTGGCTGCTTGCCTTCTCGATGTTCATCTTCCTCAGCCTGGCGCTCGTCAAGCGCTATGCGGAACTGCACTCAATGAAGGCACGCGGCCTCATGAAGACGCGTGGACGCGGCTACGTGGCGAGCGACCTGTCGTTAATCTCGTCGTTGGGCACTGTGTCCGGCTATCTCGCCGTGCTGGTGCTCGCGCTCTATATTCAGGATGCGAGAACGACCATCCTGTACCGTCATCCGCAAGTGATCTGGCTCGCATGCCCGTTGCTACTGTACTGGATCAGCCGGACCTGGATCATCGCGCATCGGGGCCTCATGCATGACGACCCGATTGTCTTTGCCGTACGAGACCGCGTCAGCCTCGCCACCGTCGCATTGTGCGGCCTGGTTTTTTGGGTGGCCATCTAA
- a CDS encoding FAD-binding oxidoreductase, whose translation MSTILSWGRYPLAPQEIHHVAWRDAVQRVWDDTTRQHGTTLPFGNGRSYGDSCLAASDHVVRTLPLDRLIAADWTAGVLRAESGVTLEQILEVAIPRGWMLPVTPGTKYATLGGAIANDVHGKNHHVRGTFGRHVRRFALARSDGALLECAPDAHEDYFAATIGGLGLTGIILWAEIQLMPIRSSMIDTTSIRFSNLDEFFALSEQLDPVHEYSVAWVDCQSRGSSLGRGIFMVGGHTASGRLEVASRKKRTVSFTLPIPVFNRFTLRVFNELYYQRQQRTKVRSTVSYDAYFYPLDSLLEWNRIYGRAGFQQYQCVIPPDTARNATAAILSAIAQSGTGSFLAVLKRCGNLRSPGLLSFPLEGTSLALDFPQREPSNSRLFARLDAIVREAGGRIYPAKDAHMSGDDFRAAYPQWQQVEALRDPALLSRFWERTTRT comes from the coding sequence ATGAGCACCATCCTGTCGTGGGGACGCTATCCCCTTGCCCCGCAAGAGATCCACCACGTCGCATGGCGCGATGCCGTGCAACGGGTGTGGGACGACACGACCCGGCAACACGGCACGACGCTACCGTTCGGCAATGGCAGGAGCTATGGGGACAGTTGCCTCGCGGCGTCGGATCATGTCGTCAGGACACTACCGCTCGACCGGCTGATCGCGGCCGACTGGACAGCGGGCGTCCTGCGCGCGGAATCCGGCGTCACGCTCGAACAGATCCTCGAAGTCGCGATTCCACGCGGATGGATGTTGCCCGTCACGCCCGGCACCAAGTACGCCACGTTGGGAGGCGCGATCGCCAATGACGTTCACGGCAAGAATCATCATGTCCGCGGAACGTTCGGCCGCCATGTACGCCGCTTCGCGTTGGCTCGCAGCGACGGCGCTCTGCTGGAATGTGCGCCCGACGCCCACGAAGACTATTTCGCCGCGACCATCGGCGGGCTGGGCCTCACCGGCATCATCCTCTGGGCGGAAATCCAGCTGATGCCAATCCGTTCGAGCATGATCGATACGACGAGCATCCGCTTCTCGAATCTCGACGAGTTCTTTGCGCTTTCGGAGCAGCTCGATCCCGTGCACGAATACAGTGTCGCGTGGGTCGACTGTCAGAGCCGGGGATCGTCGCTGGGCCGTGGTATCTTCATGGTCGGCGGTCACACGGCGAGCGGGCGGCTGGAAGTCGCGTCACGCAAGAAGCGTACGGTGTCGTTCACGCTGCCGATACCGGTATTCAACCGGTTCACGCTTCGCGTCTTCAACGAGCTGTACTATCAGCGCCAGCAACGCACGAAAGTGCGTTCGACGGTGAGCTACGACGCTTACTTCTATCCGCTCGACAGCCTGCTCGAATGGAACCGCATTTACGGGCGAGCCGGATTCCAGCAGTACCAGTGCGTCATCCCGCCCGATACGGCGCGCAACGCAACCGCCGCCATTCTGTCCGCAATCGCACAGAGCGGAACGGGATCGTTCCTCGCCGTGTTGAAGCGCTGCGGCAACCTGCGCTCTCCAGGCCTCTTGTCTTTCCCGCTCGAGGGAACATCCCTCGCGCTCGACTTTCCGCAACGCGAGCCGTCGAACTCAAGGCTGTTCGCCCGGCTCGATGCGATCGTGCGGGAAGCGGGCGGCCGCATCTATCCCGCGAAGGACGCGCACATGTCGGGGGACGACTTCCGCGCGGCCTATCCTCAATGGCAACAAGTCGAGGCGCTGCGCGACCCCGCGCTGCTCTCGCGCTTCTGGGAACGGACTACTCGTACATGA
- a CDS encoding SDR family oxidoreductase, whose protein sequence is MNNILVVGATSAIAIACARKWATQGARFFLVARNGERLEQVAQDLTARGAQRVTCHQLDVDKLENHADMVRHCADTLGSIDIALVAPGTLPDQRACETDAAVAVREFNTNAVSVIALLTPLANQFESQKHGTLAVISSVAGDRGRPSNYLYGSAKAALTTFCEGLNARLFKVGVHVLTIKPGFVATPMTAGLPLPGPLVATADKVANDIVKAIERHKNVLYTPWFWTLIMQIIRSVPRFLFKRTSL, encoded by the coding sequence ATGAACAATATTCTCGTCGTCGGCGCGACTTCGGCGATCGCCATCGCGTGCGCGCGCAAATGGGCCACACAGGGCGCACGCTTCTTTTTGGTCGCGCGCAACGGAGAGCGCCTCGAACAAGTCGCGCAAGATCTGACAGCGCGCGGCGCACAACGCGTCACCTGCCACCAACTCGATGTCGACAAGCTCGAGAACCATGCCGACATGGTGCGGCATTGCGCGGATACCCTCGGATCGATCGATATTGCGCTCGTGGCACCCGGCACCCTGCCCGACCAGCGCGCATGCGAAACGGATGCCGCGGTTGCCGTGCGGGAATTCAATACGAATGCCGTCTCGGTGATCGCACTGCTGACGCCGCTCGCCAACCAGTTCGAATCGCAAAAGCACGGTACGCTGGCGGTCATTTCGTCGGTCGCCGGAGATCGCGGCCGGCCGTCGAATTATCTGTACGGCAGCGCGAAAGCTGCCCTCACCACGTTCTGCGAAGGCCTGAACGCGCGCCTGTTCAAGGTCGGTGTCCACGTGCTGACCATCAAGCCGGGGTTCGTCGCCACTCCGATGACCGCCGGGCTGCCGTTGCCCGGGCCGCTCGTCGCGACGGCGGACAAAGTCGCGAACGATATCGTCAAGGCGATCGAGCGGCACAAGAACGTGCTGTACACGCCGTGGTTCTGGACACTGATCATGCAGATCATCCGGTCGGTTCCGCGTTTCCTGTTTAAGCGCACGTCGCTTTGA
- a CDS encoding GtrA family protein: protein MSRTKIVSLYSLFAAISIATNIGTQKIYLLVGPTPFGIALSVLAGTAAGLAVKFLLDKVWIFKYQHRDLAHGLQSFLLYSAMGIATTAIFWGFEFGADRIFGTEAARLTGGAIGLVIGYVVKYRLDKQFVFA from the coding sequence ATGAGCCGCACGAAAATCGTCTCACTCTATTCGCTCTTTGCCGCCATCTCGATCGCGACGAACATCGGCACGCAGAAAATCTACCTGCTTGTCGGACCAACGCCATTTGGGATCGCACTGTCGGTGCTCGCCGGCACGGCCGCCGGCCTCGCTGTCAAATTCTTGCTGGACAAGGTCTGGATCTTCAAATACCAGCATCGAGACCTCGCGCACGGACTCCAGAGTTTCCTGCTGTATTCGGCGATGGGCATCGCGACAACCGCGATCTTCTGGGGATTCGAATTCGGCGCGGACCGTATCTTCGGCACCGAGGCCGCACGGCTGACCGGCGGTGCGATCGGGCTGGTCATCGGATACGTGGTGAAGTATCGCCTCGACAAGCAATTCGTGTTCGCGTAA
- a CDS encoding acyltransferase family protein has translation MPPSKLGFIDALRGLAALYVLLYHFTPITTPQAAAPRWLAPFTGLGGSGVTLFFVVSAFTLCLSMDARRQDEATPLLNYYLRRFFRIAPLFYVWIVLYCIRDKAVFDATHSISEIARSVFFVLNVSPGHEQGFVWASWTLGVEMLFYIFFPAIFRRASNIGRALAFFFITLMIRALWHAAVTYLISDQAVAATYYNFSLLHHLPTFALGIVAYRAYKLLDVEQARRYGVGELLTTAAVASLLAVAYGLVQIDVFEGLTIQAAIYGTLLIGLAIKAPAVLVNRVTRFYGKISYSVYLCHATTIFLMSKLFAVIYSRSAYVTVAYFLSVSTGLVVITFLSWLTYRFVETPGNNLGKAAIRAIQRRRAGNLVT, from the coding sequence ATGCCTCCCTCGAAGCTTGGCTTTATCGACGCCTTACGCGGCCTTGCCGCGCTGTACGTCCTGTTGTATCACTTCACGCCGATCACGACACCGCAGGCAGCCGCACCTCGCTGGTTGGCGCCTTTCACCGGGCTCGGCGGTTCAGGAGTCACCCTGTTCTTCGTGGTCAGCGCTTTCACGCTCTGCCTGTCGATGGATGCGCGCAGGCAAGATGAGGCAACGCCGCTTCTCAATTATTACTTGCGCCGTTTTTTCCGTATTGCCCCGCTGTTCTACGTCTGGATCGTGCTGTACTGCATTCGAGACAAAGCAGTATTCGACGCTACCCACTCCATTTCGGAAATCGCGCGAAGCGTGTTTTTCGTATTGAATGTATCTCCGGGCCATGAGCAGGGCTTTGTGTGGGCGAGCTGGACGCTTGGGGTCGAAATGCTGTTTTATATTTTCTTTCCGGCGATTTTTCGGCGTGCCAGCAATATCGGTCGCGCCCTGGCCTTTTTCTTCATCACACTGATGATACGGGCCCTGTGGCACGCCGCAGTGACTTACCTGATTTCGGATCAGGCCGTCGCGGCAACCTATTACAACTTCAGCCTCTTGCATCATTTGCCCACGTTCGCCCTGGGCATCGTCGCCTATCGCGCATACAAACTGCTCGATGTTGAACAAGCCAGGCGATACGGCGTTGGTGAGTTGCTGACGACCGCCGCAGTCGCGTCGCTGCTCGCAGTGGCATACGGGCTCGTCCAGATCGATGTGTTCGAAGGGCTGACGATCCAGGCAGCCATTTATGGAACGCTGTTGATCGGTCTCGCGATCAAAGCGCCGGCCGTCCTCGTCAATCGCGTGACGCGCTTCTACGGCAAGATCAGCTATTCCGTCTATTTGTGCCATGCGACGACCATCTTCCTGATGTCGAAGCTGTTCGCCGTCATCTATTCACGTTCTGCCTACGTGACGGTCGCCTATTTCCTGTCGGTCTCGACAGGGTTGGTGGTAATCACGTTCCTCTCGTGGCTCACGTACCGATTCGTCGAGACGCCGGGCAACAACCTCGGCAAAGCTGCTATCAGAGCAATCCAGCGCCGGCGCGCCGGCAACCTGGTGACTTGA